A stretch of DNA from Natrinema halophilum:
CGAATACGAAGCGCTCATCGCGGTCCTCGAGACCGCCCGCGACTACGGCTACGACGAGGTCCAGGTTCGCGGCGACTCGGAGCTCATCGTCAAACAGGTTCGCGGTGAGTACGACACGAACGATCCTGACCTGCGCGAGAAACGCGTGACCGTCCGCGAACTCCTCGCGGCGTTCGATGAGTGGACCATCGAACACGTCCCGCGCGAAATCAACGACCGAGCGGACGACCTCGCGAACGAAGCGCTCGAGCAGGCCTGAAGCGACACTACCGAAGAGCCAGACACCGGTGCTGAATCGGCAAGCGGAAAACCGATCGAACTCATACGATCCTCTATGACCGATCGCAACGCTGTCGACAGGGAAGGAGACAGCAACGAACCGAGTGAAACGAGGGAAACAACAGGAGACTCGTGGTCCGGCGAAAACGAGTGCGGGGCGGATACCGCTGGCATCGATCTCCCCCGAGATGTCGTCGACGAAATAGAGCGGCTGACCCGACTCCAGCGATCTGCAGCAGACGAGACCGAGGCCGAGGCGTACGAGAGCCGATGCGAAGAACTGCTGGCGGACCACGAATTCACCGCCCGCATCCGCGACGACGAGGGCGACGACGTCCTCGTTCTCCATCCCGATGCGTGGCACGGGGACGGGGTCATCAGGACGGATCGGATCGACGACATCGAACGTGCGGTCGAGATCCCCCTCGAGGGAACCGGCGATCCCGACGACTGGGACCACGTCGACGCTTCCAATCGAAGTCTGGTCGAGGCCGTCAGAGATGTTCACGGCGAAGTCCACGGCGACAACGCGTCGCTCCTCGCTGATTTTGCAAGCAATCACTACGCGAAGCCGATCGAATCACTCACGGGCGAAGAACTAGCTGAGTTTCGCACCGAGTACTTCGTTCGGAACGCATGGCCCACCGAAAAACAAAAGGAGGTGATCGAGGAGTCGATCAGGCTCCTCTTTGAGATTGCCGATAAGCCGATTCCGGATCGAGGATCTTAGTAGCTGTTCTCGACGATATCGGAGATTTCACTGGCGCGATCGTTGTCGGTAACGACCTTGGAGAGCGTCCACTGAAGGCCGTCGAGGACAGCGTCGTAGCCGTCCTCGGTTAGCGAATACTGGTTGGTTCGCTTGTCGAGTTCGCTCTTTTCGACCAGCCCGAGATTGACGAGTTCGTCGAGATTGGGGTAGAGACGTCCGTGGTTTACTTCCGTCCCGTAGTAATCCTCGAGTTCGCGCTTGATAGCGAGCCCGTACATGGGCTCTTTTGCGAGGATGACGAGAATGTTATTCTGGAAGGCTGTAAGTTCGCGTGCAATACTCTGTTCGCCGGTGATTGATTGTGCCTCTGACATACGTGTGCAAATGTCACCAGACTATTTAAGACTTGTCAACTATCACTTCGTGTCAGTCGGTTAGACAGCCCGCTACCGACCACTACACCGCCGGACACCGGTGAATCGTGTCCTGTTCTTGTCTGTCGGGTATCTGGCAACCGTCACGTAGATGGTGACACTCGATTACGAAAGTACTTTTTGATCGACGCTGGAGTTTCCGGTACATGGTCAACCTCTGGGAAGACCTCGAAACCGGACCGAATCCGCCCGAAGAGATCTACGCCGTCGTCGAGTGTCTCAAGGGTGAACGAAACAAGTACGAGTACGACAAGGACGTGCCGGGAGTCGTCCTCGACCGCGTCCTCCACAGTAATGTCCATTATCCTAGTGACTACGGGTTCATCCCACAGTCCTACTACGACGACGAGGACCCCTTCGACGTTCTCGTCCTCGTCGAGGATCAGACGTTTCCCGGATGCGTCATCGAGGCCCGTCCAGTCGCACTGATGAAAATGGACGACGACGGCGAACAGGACGACAAGGTCATCGCCGTTCCGTCGGAGGACCCGCGCTACGATCACATCGAGGACCTCGACGACATACCACAGCAACAACTCGACGAGATCGACGAGTTCTTTGCGACCTACAAGAACCTCGAGGAAGGAAAGGAAGTCCAGACGGAAGGCTGGGAGGACAAGCAGGCTGCGTACGACGCGATCGAACACGCACAGGATCTCTACGAGGAGAAATTCCAGTAACGTACTGGGTCCTGCAGTCTGAACCCTTGTGCTGTCATCGCTGCGATGGATTCCCGAGAGTTATTCCCGCCCATCTGTCGCATGCATTATGAGCATGGGTAATTTTATCCCGTCTCCCGGCGTATGCCTACCTGTATGGCAGCCTCCAATCCACCCCTCCGTCCGTCGTCGACCAACGCTGCAACCGATTCCGGCGTGGGTATGGCACATCTCACGGTCGTCCCGACTAACTTCGACCCCGACGATTCGAACGAATCCGACGAATAGGTGGCGGACTATCCGTGCCGAAACCTGTCAATTCTCACATCTGATTCCGGAATGCAAGGTCCAAAAACGCTGCGACGAACCGTGTGGCATCGGTTCGCAAAACACTGTCGCGAAACGAACCTTCTTGTATGCGCTCGATTAACGTCTCTCTATGGGTCTGTTCGATCGATTGCGGGGCGACGGCGATCCCCGGGTCGCATTTATCGGGGTCGACGGCGTGCCGTATAGTCTCCTATCGGAGAACGAGGAACTGTTCCCGAACTTCGCTGCGATCGCAAACGATGGAACCGCAAACGAGATTTCGAGCATCGTTCCGCCCGAATCCAGCGCGTGCTGGCCGTCGCTGACGACCGGGGTGAACCCCGGCGAGACGGGCGTCTACGGCTTTCAGGACCGAGAAGTCGGCACGTACGACACGTACGTCCCGATGGGTCGAGAAGTCCAGGCCGATCGCATCTGGGACCGCGTTCAAGAGAACGGCCGGAAGGCGACGGTGATGAACGTCCCCGTCACCTTTCCGCCACAACGAAACGTCCAGCGAATGGTCTCGGGCTTTCTCTCTCCTGGACTCGATAAGGCGGCCTACCCCGACGACGTTCGCGATTACCTCGAGACGCTAGATTACCGAATCGACGTCAATCCGAAACTGGGACACCAGGAAGACAAATCCGAGTTTATCGAGGACGCTAACGCCACGGTCGATGCCCAGTTCGAAGCTTTCAAACATTATATCGAGGAAGATGACTGGGATCTGTTTTTCGGCGTCTTCATGACGACCGACCGGGTCAACCACTTCCTGTTCAAAGACTACGAACGCGACGGCGAGTACAAAGACGAGTTCATCGACTTCTACAGGAAGGTCGACGACTACATCGGCCGCCTGCGAGACGCGCTGCCCGACGACGTGACGATGATCGTCGCCTCCGACCACGGCTTCACCAGCCTCGATTACGAGGTCCATTTCAACGAGTGGCTTCGGGAGGAGGGATGGCTCTCCTTCCAGACTGACGAGCCGGAGGAACTCGGCGATATCGCGGACGATACGAGAGCCTACTCGTTCATTCCCGGCCGTTTTTACATCAATCTCGAGGGCCGCGAGCCCCGTGGGTCCGTTCCCGAATCCGAGTACGACGCGGTTCGCGACGAGCTCAAGGCCGATCTCGAAGCGCTCGAAGGCCCCGACGGAACGAAAGTCGTCGACCGCGTCGTCGAGAAGGAAGAGGCATTCCGCGGCGATCACGACGACATCGCGCCCGACCTGGTCGCGATTCCGAACAACGGTTTCGATCTCAAGTCGGGTTTCAAGGCGGACTCGGACGTTTTCGACACGGGACCGCGAAACGGGATGCACAGCTTCGACGACACGTCGCTGTACGTCGACAGTCCCGATGCGACCATCGAGAACGCCGACCTCTTCGACATCACACCGACGATCCTCGACCTGATGAACATCGACTACAATCGGGGAGAGTTCGACGGCGCGAGTCTGGTCTGAGCGGCCGTCTCGAGTGCCGATACGTTTTTTCGCGAACGTGCACGAGACTCCCATTGCCCGCATTGCATAGCCGTCGCGACGATTCGAGTCCGTTTTCCGATCGGCACAGAACTGAATTCGTATGGAAGAGGTCATTCATGCTCGCGGCCACGAAAACGTCAGCGCAGACCACGCGAGCACGTTCGAAGTGTCGACCGACGACTACCTCACCCCCGCAGGCGACTGCATACTCGCCATCGACGCCAACCGTGCTCCTGCGGACTTCGATCGTGAATTCGTCGCAGCCTGCCAGGACGCCGATGCGACGATCACGGTCACTCTCGAGGCTGATGGCTACCGCGAGTCCGTGACGGGGTGCGGTGATCCAGCCCTCGAGTGTACCAACGAGCGTAGCGCGGTCGGTCGGACGAGCGACTACGTCGATGATCGGACGATCATGCTCGGAGCCGAATTTGCAGCCGACGGATTCGATCGCGCCCTCGTCGAAGCGCTGGCGGAGGGTGCCGAGGCAATCGTGACAATCACCGTCGAGTGACAGATACCGTCTCTGATGGTTCGAATGGTCGGCGCTCCGTCGCGGTTTTACTCGCCGAGTTCGAACGCTCCCCTATGAGCGACGATCCGGAGCCTGCGATCAACATCAGCGGCGGAGCTGACGGCGGCGGCATGGCCACTGATTTCGATCCTGCGACAGCTGAGACTCGCACAGAGGTGGTCGTCGATCGGTTGGGGGAATTGTACTGGCAAAAGACCTACGGCGGTCAGGACGCGTTCACGTGCCTCGTACGAACGATCCTGAGCCAAAACACCAGTGACAAGGCGAGCCAGCCGGCACACGATGCGCTGATCGACAGATACGACGGAACAACTGTCGACCTCGCGGAATCCCTCGCGAACGCAGAGCAGTCACTGCTCGCCGAGACCATCAAGACCGCGGGACTTTACAACCAAAAGTCGGAAATCCTCATCGATGCCGCCGTGTGGGTCCTCGAGGAATTCGGTTCGGCTTCGGAATTCGATTCCTACGTTCGCGGCGAGTCGCCGTCGACAGTACGAGAAACGCTACTCGAG
This window harbors:
- a CDS encoding DUF371 domain-containing protein, producing MEEVIHARGHENVSADHASTFEVSTDDYLTPAGDCILAIDANRAPADFDREFVAACQDADATITVTLEADGYRESVTGCGDPALECTNERSAVGRTSDYVDDRTIMLGAEFAADGFDRALVEALAEGAEAIVTITVE
- a CDS encoding endonuclease III domain-containing protein produces the protein MSDDPEPAINISGGADGGGMATDFDPATAETRTEVVVDRLGELYWQKTYGGQDAFTCLVRTILSQNTSDKASQPAHDALIDRYDGTTVDLAESLANAEQSLLAETIKTAGLYNQKSEILIDAAVWVLEEFGSASEFDSYVRGESPSTVRETLLEVRGVGPKTADCILLFAGGRGGVFPVDTHVHRIYRRMGIAAPSATHEEVRAVLERDVPAAKCGFGHTATIQFGREYCTARKPACLEDPEACPMADVCDQVGVYPETDEVVDPADAPK
- a CDS encoding PadR family transcriptional regulator — protein: MSEAQSITGEQSIARELTAFQNNILVILAKEPMYGLAIKRELEDYYGTEVNHGRLYPNLDELVNLGLVEKSELDKRTNQYSLTEDGYDAVLDGLQWTLSKVVTDNDRASEISDIVENSY
- a CDS encoding inorganic diphosphatase — protein: MVNLWEDLETGPNPPEEIYAVVECLKGERNKYEYDKDVPGVVLDRVLHSNVHYPSDYGFIPQSYYDDEDPFDVLVLVEDQTFPGCVIEARPVALMKMDDDGEQDDKVIAVPSEDPRYDHIEDLDDIPQQQLDEIDEFFATYKNLEEGKEVQTEGWEDKQAAYDAIEHAQDLYEEKFQ
- a CDS encoding DUF7108 family protein, whose amino-acid sequence is MTDRNAVDREGDSNEPSETRETTGDSWSGENECGADTAGIDLPRDVVDEIERLTRLQRSAADETEAEAYESRCEELLADHEFTARIRDDEGDDVLVLHPDAWHGDGVIRTDRIDDIERAVEIPLEGTGDPDDWDHVDASNRSLVEAVRDVHGEVHGDNASLLADFASNHYAKPIESLTGEELAEFRTEYFVRNAWPTEKQKEVIEESIRLLFEIADKPIPDRGS
- a CDS encoding alkaline phosphatase family protein, translated to MGLFDRLRGDGDPRVAFIGVDGVPYSLLSENEELFPNFAAIANDGTANEISSIVPPESSACWPSLTTGVNPGETGVYGFQDREVGTYDTYVPMGREVQADRIWDRVQENGRKATVMNVPVTFPPQRNVQRMVSGFLSPGLDKAAYPDDVRDYLETLDYRIDVNPKLGHQEDKSEFIEDANATVDAQFEAFKHYIEEDDWDLFFGVFMTTDRVNHFLFKDYERDGEYKDEFIDFYRKVDDYIGRLRDALPDDVTMIVASDHGFTSLDYEVHFNEWLREEGWLSFQTDEPEELGDIADDTRAYSFIPGRFYINLEGREPRGSVPESEYDAVRDELKADLEALEGPDGTKVVDRVVEKEEAFRGDHDDIAPDLVAIPNNGFDLKSGFKADSDVFDTGPRNGMHSFDDTSLYVDSPDATIENADLFDITPTILDLMNIDYNRGEFDGASLV